Proteins co-encoded in one Balneolaceae bacterium genomic window:
- the nadS gene encoding NadS family protein encodes MNDEMFNELLESVKQAGDIRKSKRKPSRHTVIEEPDVAAIREKYDMTQKEFSMLLGISVGTLRNWEQGRRKPQGPAKVLLKIAEKRPKAILDSLS; translated from the coding sequence ATGAATGATGAAATGTTTAATGAATTACTCGAAAGTGTCAAACAAGCCGGGGACATTCGAAAGAGCAAACGTAAACCGTCCAGGCACACTGTGATTGAAGAGCCTGATGTTGCAGCGATCCGGGAAAAGTACGATATGACCCAAAAGGAGTTTTCTATGCTACTTGGAATCAGTGTAGGCACCCTCCGAAATTGGGAACAAGGCAGGCGAAAGCCTCAGGGACCGGCGAAAGTGCTTTTGAAGATTGCAGAAAAGAGACCCAAAGCAATTTTGGACTCTTTATCGTAA
- a CDS encoding type II toxin-antitoxin system RelE/ParE family toxin gives MEFFETSVFTKLIQKLISDEEYHLLQLQLSIRPKSGNVIKGSGGIRKIRWSGSGRGKRGGIRVIYYYFTEDKKIYMLYAYPKSKKDDLTADQLKQLKQLVEEQLS, from the coding sequence ATGGAGTTCTTTGAAACCTCTGTTTTTACGAAACTGATTCAAAAGTTGATTTCAGATGAAGAATACCATCTGCTTCAATTGCAGTTATCCATTCGACCAAAATCTGGTAATGTCATTAAAGGAAGCGGTGGAATCCGAAAGATAAGATGGTCTGGATCAGGACGTGGAAAACGAGGTGGCATCCGGGTGATTTACTATTACTTCACCGAGGATAAAAAAATTTATATGCTCTATGCATATCCAAAGAGCAAAAAGGACGATCTCACTGCAGATCAATTGAAGCAACTGAAACAACTGGTTGAGGAACAGCTATCATGA
- a CDS encoding type II toxin-antitoxin system VapC family toxin: protein MIITIDTSALLSVLLNEKHKQSIIKATQECDLQAPFSLDAEVGNALSAMFKRGRLSLKEAQQVLVQFDDIPIRRTKLRLNEATKIAYNHNIYAYDAYVLDCARQYRSPLLSLDNHLKKIGEKLELNILEVSQ from the coding sequence ATGATTATTACGATTGATACATCTGCATTACTTTCTGTACTTCTCAATGAGAAACATAAACAATCCATAATTAAAGCAACTCAGGAGTGTGACTTGCAGGCACCCTTTAGCTTAGATGCAGAAGTTGGAAATGCACTTTCCGCAATGTTCAAACGAGGACGATTGTCATTGAAAGAAGCTCAACAGGTCTTGGTGCAATTTGACGATATACCAATCAGAAGAACAAAACTCAGACTAAATGAGGCAACCAAAATAGCGTATAATCATAATATATATGCTTATGATGCCTATGTTCTTGATTGTGCCCGACAATACCGGTCTCCGCTGCTGAGTTTAGACAATCACCTGAAGAAAATTGGAGAGAAATTAGAATTAAATATATTAGAGGTTTCCCAATGA
- the dgcA gene encoding N-acetyl-D-Glu racemase DgcA, which yields MSDFRIDIRSESFPLAEVFTIARGSKTEADVLLVEISKDGITGRGESVPYSRYDETMESVKAQIESLPPEFDRLSLQDLLPAGAARNAVDCALWDLEAKIQNKRVWELAGLPKPGPEITAYTLSLDSPERMKAAAAKHAHRPLLKIKLGTPDDMPRLEAVRAGAPESEIIVDANEGWTADVYQELAPHLLRLGVTMVEQPLPANQDELLEEIERPLPVCADESCHDRKSLPKLKGRYDMVNIKLDKTGGLTEALALKKQAISEGYDIMVGCMVGTSLAMAPAVLLAQGATVTDLDGPLLLAKDREHSLKFDEDGVHPPEPELWG from the coding sequence ATGAGTGATTTCAGGATTGATATTCGATCTGAATCGTTTCCACTGGCAGAAGTCTTTACCATCGCACGCGGATCGAAAACCGAAGCCGATGTTCTGTTGGTTGAGATTTCGAAAGATGGGATCACCGGGCGGGGTGAAAGCGTGCCCTACTCCCGGTATGATGAAACGATGGAGAGTGTAAAAGCACAAATTGAATCTCTTCCACCTGAATTTGACCGACTTTCATTACAAGATCTACTTCCAGCCGGAGCGGCCCGAAACGCAGTCGATTGTGCTCTTTGGGATCTGGAGGCAAAGATTCAGAACAAACGAGTGTGGGAACTGGCCGGACTCCCAAAACCGGGACCTGAAATTACCGCCTACACTCTTTCACTGGATTCTCCTGAGCGAATGAAAGCTGCTGCGGCAAAACATGCTCATCGACCGCTGTTGAAAATTAAGCTGGGAACTCCCGATGATATGCCGCGCCTTGAAGCCGTCCGCGCCGGAGCTCCCGAATCAGAAATCATCGTGGATGCCAACGAGGGATGGACGGCTGACGTTTACCAGGAATTAGCACCTCACCTATTGAGGCTTGGAGTTACGATGGTGGAGCAGCCGCTGCCTGCCAATCAGGATGAACTGCTTGAAGAGATTGAACGACCGTTACCGGTTTGTGCGGATGAATCCTGTCACGACCGGAAAAGCCTTCCGAAGCTAAAAGGCCGATACGATATGGTCAACATCAAACTGGATAAAACCGGCGGACTCACCGAAGCACTGGCATTAAAAAAACAGGCCATTTCGGAAGGGTACGACATTATGGTTGGATGCATGGTCGGCACTTCCTTAGCGATGGCACCAGCGGTTTTATTAGCCCAGGGAGCGACTGTTACAGATCTTGATGGTCCCCTACTTTTAGCGAAAGATCGTGAACATTCTCTGAAGTTTGATGAAGATGGAGTTCATCCTCCCGAACCGGAGCTTTGGGGGTGA
- the dgcN gene encoding N-acetyltransferase DgcN: protein MLKTPYLLFLGDAHDQLAAKVAKGICDWRPEYAVGQLRLPGCKADVGLPDMTLEEARKAGAKTMVIGVANRGGVISETWKDLMVQALENGFDLASGLHNRLRDNPHLADAAARHGQELFDVRIPQHQYPIATGEKRSGKRCLTVGTDCSVGKMYTTLALEKEMKEREMNVDFRATGQSGILITGEGVPVDAVVADFMAGAAEWLTPDNDPDHWDLIEGQGSLFHVSFSGVTMALMHGGQPDALVICHEPTRTHMRGIPNFALPTLEEVRDLSLKIARVVNPDCKVVGIAVNTSALNENEAKNYLANVEEQMGLPTVDPYRQGAARLVDALEEI from the coding sequence ATGCTCAAAACACCCTACCTCCTCTTTCTCGGAGATGCCCACGACCAACTTGCTGCCAAAGTAGCCAAAGGAATCTGTGACTGGCGTCCGGAATACGCCGTGGGACAACTGCGCCTTCCCGGCTGCAAGGCCGATGTTGGATTGCCTGATATGACACTTGAAGAAGCCCGCAAAGCCGGAGCCAAAACAATGGTAATTGGAGTTGCCAATCGCGGCGGTGTGATCTCTGAAACATGGAAAGATCTGATGGTCCAGGCCCTCGAAAATGGATTTGATCTTGCCTCCGGGCTTCACAACCGGCTTCGGGATAATCCGCATCTTGCAGACGCAGCGGCACGTCATGGACAGGAACTGTTTGATGTTCGCATTCCCCAGCATCAATACCCAATTGCCACGGGGGAGAAACGATCCGGCAAACGCTGCCTGACCGTTGGAACCGATTGTTCGGTTGGAAAAATGTACACTACGCTGGCTTTAGAAAAGGAGATGAAAGAACGCGAAATGAATGTTGATTTTCGTGCCACGGGTCAGTCGGGAATTTTAATTACCGGTGAAGGAGTTCCGGTGGATGCCGTAGTTGCCGATTTTATGGCCGGAGCGGCTGAATGGCTCACGCCTGATAACGATCCCGACCACTGGGACCTGATTGAAGGCCAGGGTTCGCTGTTTCATGTCTCCTTTTCCGGTGTAACCATGGCGCTCATGCATGGCGGTCAGCCCGATGCGTTGGTCATCTGCCACGAACCGACCCGAACTCATATGCGCGGCATTCCAAATTTTGCACTTCCCACACTTGAAGAAGTTCGCGACCTTTCCCTGAAAATTGCCCGGGTGGTAAATCCGGATTGCAAAGTTGTGGGAATTGCGGTGAACACTTCCGCCTTAAATGAAAATGAGGCCAAAAACTACCTGGCTAATGTAGAGGAACAGATGGGACTGCCGACCGTTGATCCCTATCGACAAGGAGCCGCCCGACTTGTGGATGCACTTGAAGAGATTTAA
- a CDS encoding HXXEE domain-containing protein, translated as MQVLRNHWFDLGCILAVVALGHLYVNFNEFTYYRIVLYINLISLFLHHFEEYRIIGTYPEMINKVLFKSELPDRFPLNPQIALLTNVGIGWVSYLGAVIFAESAVWLGIAAIIISFGNFITHTFLFNIKARSIFNAGMITGILQFLPVSAVFFWIVIDQNLGSSLDYLIGIPLGVLLFYTGELKMIDWLKDRDTDYIFPERNLY; from the coding sequence ATGCAAGTACTAAGAAATCATTGGTTTGATCTTGGCTGTATCCTGGCTGTCGTTGCATTGGGGCATCTGTATGTTAACTTTAATGAGTTTACTTATTACAGGATTGTTCTCTATATAAATCTGATTTCATTATTTCTGCATCACTTTGAAGAGTATAGAATTATCGGCACATATCCGGAAATGATAAATAAAGTGCTTTTTAAAAGTGAGCTTCCCGACCGGTTTCCTCTGAATCCTCAAATAGCTCTTCTTACAAATGTTGGAATTGGTTGGGTATCGTACCTGGGAGCGGTAATTTTTGCTGAATCTGCCGTTTGGCTTGGGATTGCTGCTATCATAATATCATTTGGCAATTTTATCACACACACATTCCTTTTTAACATTAAGGCAAGATCAATCTTTAATGCCGGGATGATTACAGGCATTCTGCAATTTTTACCCGTCAGTGCTGTCTTTTTTTGGATTGTCATCGATCAAAACCTCGGATCATCCCTGGATTACCTGATTGGTATTCCGCTCGGTGTATTACTGTTTTATACAGGTGAACTAAAAATGATAGATTGGTTGAAAGACAGAGACACTGATTATATTTTCCCGGAGAGAAATCTATATTAG
- a CDS encoding sugar phosphate isomerase/epimerase encodes MSKNNISRRQMIRNSGLAVLGAATGFGLSKSKRDRAFRKTHNLPFRISMNTSTLQAYQLPADEQIKLVAGAGFEGIEMWVRDIRSYIDAGGTPEELRDLLDSNDLLLENMIGFSEWISDDAETRAEALSLLRSDMEMIAAMGGEYIAAPVQGIDSIDGTKLEDYAERYNTILELGEETGVTPILEVWGTGALHKVSDCIHIAIGSGHPDATVLLDFYHVYRGGNDWDTVNLVNAGKLPVMHMNDYPANPSRDQLTDADRVFPGEGICPYNEVIPKLYNAGFRGGFSVELFNREYWDSMDAETILAESYDRTYNVLADAMAGVE; translated from the coding sequence ATGTCAAAAAACAACATTTCGCGCAGGCAGATGATTCGGAACAGCGGGCTTGCTGTTTTGGGAGCTGCAACCGGGTTTGGTTTATCAAAAAGTAAAAGGGATAGAGCTTTTAGAAAAACTCACAATTTACCCTTTCGAATCAGTATGAACACCTCCACACTACAAGCCTACCAGTTACCGGCAGATGAACAGATTAAGCTGGTTGCAGGTGCCGGTTTTGAGGGTATAGAGATGTGGGTTCGAGATATTCGAAGTTACATCGATGCGGGCGGAACTCCTGAGGAATTGCGGGATCTGCTTGATTCGAATGATCTTCTGCTTGAAAATATGATCGGTTTTTCGGAATGGATCAGTGATGACGCCGAAACCCGGGCTGAGGCTTTGAGTCTGCTTCGGAGTGATATGGAGATGATTGCAGCAATGGGAGGAGAGTACATTGCCGCACCGGTTCAGGGTATCGACTCAATCGATGGAACTAAGCTTGAGGATTATGCTGAACGCTACAACACAATTCTTGAACTGGGTGAAGAAACCGGTGTTACTCCCATTTTGGAAGTGTGGGGAACCGGAGCGTTGCACAAAGTATCGGATTGCATCCATATTGCGATTGGGTCCGGCCATCCTGATGCCACGGTACTGTTAGATTTTTACCATGTATACCGGGGAGGAAACGACTGGGATACGGTGAATCTTGTGAATGCAGGAAAATTACCGGTGATGCATATGAACGATTACCCGGCTAATCCGTCGCGTGATCAACTAACAGATGCCGATCGTGTTTTCCCCGGCGAGGGAATTTGTCCATATAATGAAGTTATTCCCAAACTATACAATGCTGGTTTTCGGGGTGGTTTCTCGGTTGAACTGTTTAACCGTGAATATTGGGATTCGATGGATGCAGAGACGATTTTGGCAGAGAGTTATGATCGGACATATAACGTTTTAGCCGATGCGATGGCGGGTGTTGAGTGA
- a CDS encoding lysozyme: MNKLACVLIGICCLITACSSSKNTESSEPSEPVRVETYRPVERSIPETSEKVVRQPAEEFRTNDECIGIIKESVGLSLEAYSDQRGNWYIGYGRSHGVTEGMTITEAEAEQFLREDLTAFEESVSRMVEADVSENEFSAMVCLTYNIGPGGFAESTVLRKVNEQEWEEAADAILMWNKVNGQVNEALVNRREKERELFLKVD; encoded by the coding sequence ATGAATAAATTAGCTTGCGTACTAATCGGCATCTGTTGTTTGATAACCGCTTGCAGCAGTTCAAAAAACACAGAATCGTCTGAACCTTCAGAACCTGTAAGGGTTGAAACATACAGGCCGGTTGAAAGAAGTATACCTGAAACATCAGAAAAAGTTGTCAGACAACCGGCAGAAGAGTTTAGGACCAATGATGAGTGTATTGGGATCATTAAAGAATCCGTGGGTTTGAGCCTTGAGGCCTATTCTGATCAACGTGGAAATTGGTACATTGGGTATGGGCGCAGCCATGGGGTAACGGAGGGTATGACGATTACCGAGGCCGAAGCTGAACAATTTCTGCGAGAAGATCTCACGGCATTCGAGGAGAGTGTGAGCCGAATGGTTGAAGCAGACGTCTCTGAAAACGAATTCAGCGCAATGGTGTGTTTAACGTATAACATCGGTCCGGGCGGATTTGCCGAGTCCACCGTACTCCGAAAAGTAAATGAACAAGAGTGGGAGGAAGCCGCAGATGCCATTCTGATGTGGAATAAAGTAAACGGCCAGGTAAATGAAGCCCTTGTCAACCGCCGGGAGAAGGAAAGGGAGTTGTTTTTGAAGGTGGATTGA
- a CDS encoding cation-transporting P-type ATPase, with translation MKLNQQQSYFTKSVEETLEELESDVESGLPKKLYHERIEKQGPNRLRETKKRSRLKILIDQFKSIVILVLLIAAILAFALQHLSEGIAVLAVLLVNTLIGFFTELKATRSMESLRQIQRDKIRVRRDGTEEEVDTESLVPGDIIVLESGDLVPADVRIIESNNLQVNESALTGESVPVQKKTEPVDSDSVLAEQSCKAFKGTVVTDGSGLGVVTGTGMSTELGRISELAESAEKEATPLQQKLDDLGKRLAWITIGIAVLIAVVGLIVGQDTRIMIETAIALGVAAIPEGLPIVTTIALARGMYLLAEKNALINKLQAVETLGATGIIFTDKTGTLTENNMTVHTIASPAGDFRLNNDHEQNTDSGRYQDNQLLKRIIEVGVLCNNASVLDEDNDQIPEEEQGDPTETALLRAGLLMDMNRKELVEEKNEIREVAFSSDTMMMATYHQKNGAIEVAVKGAPEKLLDACTTISGNEPDTKNPFTEEEKKRWLERSEELAENGLRLLAVADKITEDKNEEPYKDLHFLGLIGLLDPAREDVEPAISECKSAGIRVIMVTGDQAPTASAIAKDTGITDEDNPAVVHGKDLKDPEKLPDRERRQMVETNIFARVSPTQKLHLIKMMQQEGSVVAMTGDGINDTPALKKADIGVAMGKRGTDAARQISDMVLLDDAFKTIVSAVRYGRIIFENIRKSVMFMLCTNVAEVLAVTIATIIGGFYFFPLPLLPLQILYLNVITDVFPALALGMGSGEPGIMKNKPRPKEESVLTQSHWLAIAGWSFIISASVLIALALAVYELGFEQEQAVTISFLTLAFGKLWFVYNLRGAGTRFLSNEITKNRYVAGSILLCIVLLLAAVYLPGLSDVLKTRDPGQSGWLLLLGMSLLPFVIGQGIRAFQKSPEPTN, from the coding sequence ATGAAACTGAATCAGCAGCAAAGCTACTTTACAAAATCAGTAGAAGAAACATTAGAAGAACTTGAAAGTGATGTTGAATCCGGCCTTCCAAAAAAACTATATCACGAGAGAATAGAAAAACAGGGTCCCAACCGCCTTCGGGAGACAAAAAAACGAAGCAGATTAAAAATTCTGATTGATCAGTTTAAAAGCATTGTGATTCTGGTACTTCTCATCGCTGCAATTCTTGCTTTTGCTTTGCAGCACCTTTCAGAAGGCATTGCCGTCCTCGCCGTTCTGTTGGTGAATACGCTCATCGGGTTTTTTACAGAATTAAAAGCAACCCGTTCTATGGAATCCCTGAGACAGATTCAAAGGGATAAGATCCGTGTGCGCCGTGACGGAACCGAGGAGGAGGTAGATACCGAAAGCCTTGTTCCGGGAGATATCATTGTTCTTGAGAGCGGAGATCTTGTACCCGCTGACGTTCGGATCATTGAATCGAATAATCTCCAGGTCAATGAATCAGCGCTTACCGGAGAATCTGTGCCTGTCCAAAAAAAGACAGAGCCAGTTGATTCTGACAGTGTTCTCGCAGAGCAATCTTGCAAAGCGTTTAAAGGAACCGTTGTTACGGATGGGTCGGGCCTCGGGGTTGTGACGGGGACGGGTATGAGTACGGAACTTGGCCGTATCTCCGAACTTGCAGAGAGTGCGGAAAAAGAGGCTACGCCACTTCAACAAAAACTGGACGATCTCGGAAAAAGACTCGCGTGGATTACGATTGGTATAGCTGTTTTAATTGCAGTTGTGGGGCTCATTGTGGGACAGGATACACGAATTATGATTGAAACCGCTATCGCCCTGGGTGTCGCTGCCATTCCTGAGGGGTTGCCGATTGTAACTACGATTGCACTTGCAAGGGGCATGTATCTGCTTGCTGAGAAAAATGCCCTCATTAATAAATTACAGGCGGTGGAAACCCTGGGAGCAACCGGAATTATTTTTACCGATAAAACCGGCACGCTTACAGAAAACAACATGACCGTTCATACGATTGCATCACCCGCCGGTGATTTCAGGCTGAATAATGACCATGAACAAAATACGGATTCCGGTCGATATCAGGATAACCAGCTTTTAAAACGGATTATAGAGGTTGGGGTTTTGTGCAATAATGCATCTGTTTTGGATGAAGACAACGATCAGATTCCCGAAGAGGAACAGGGAGACCCCACCGAAACCGCCCTTTTACGGGCAGGCCTGTTGATGGATATGAATCGTAAAGAATTGGTTGAGGAGAAAAATGAGATCCGTGAGGTGGCATTCAGCTCAGATACGATGATGATGGCTACCTATCATCAAAAAAACGGAGCTATTGAAGTAGCCGTAAAGGGAGCTCCTGAAAAACTACTTGACGCCTGTACAACCATATCCGGCAATGAACCTGATACGAAAAATCCATTTACCGAAGAGGAGAAAAAGAGATGGCTGGAGCGATCTGAAGAACTTGCAGAAAACGGACTTCGCCTTTTAGCAGTAGCTGATAAAATAACAGAAGATAAAAATGAAGAACCTTACAAAGATCTGCATTTTTTAGGCCTCATCGGGTTGCTTGATCCGGCACGTGAGGATGTAGAACCTGCAATCAGCGAATGTAAATCTGCCGGAATTCGCGTAATTATGGTAACGGGCGACCAGGCTCCGACAGCATCAGCCATAGCTAAAGATACAGGGATTACAGATGAGGACAATCCGGCTGTTGTACACGGAAAAGATTTAAAAGACCCTGAAAAATTACCAGACCGGGAGCGTCGCCAAATGGTAGAAACCAATATTTTTGCCCGTGTCAGCCCGACTCAAAAATTGCATCTTATCAAAATGATGCAGCAAGAGGGCAGTGTTGTGGCAATGACGGGTGATGGTATCAACGATACCCCTGCCCTGAAAAAAGCAGATATCGGAGTCGCTATGGGAAAACGCGGTACGGATGCGGCACGACAAATATCAGACATGGTACTTCTGGATGATGCCTTTAAAACAATTGTTTCTGCTGTACGCTATGGGCGTATTATATTTGAAAATATCAGAAAATCGGTAATGTTTATGCTTTGTACCAACGTGGCCGAGGTGCTTGCGGTAACCATCGCCACGATTATCGGTGGATTTTATTTTTTCCCGCTTCCCCTTCTTCCCCTTCAAATTCTCTATCTGAATGTAATTACCGATGTGTTTCCTGCCCTGGCTCTTGGTATGGGTAGTGGAGAGCCCGGTATTATGAAGAATAAACCGCGCCCCAAAGAGGAATCTGTACTAACGCAAAGCCACTGGCTGGCAATCGCGGGATGGTCGTTTATCATTTCTGCTTCCGTACTCATTGCACTTGCTCTGGCCGTCTATGAGCTTGGGTTTGAACAGGAACAAGCGGTTACCATCTCTTTTCTCACCCTTGCCTTTGGAAAACTTTGGTTTGTTTACAATTTACGTGGAGCCGGTACACGTTTTTTATCCAACGAAATTACAAAAAACCGGTATGTTGCCGGTTCAATTCTGCTCTGTATTGTCTTACTCCTTGCAGCCGTTTATCTGCCGGGTCTATCTGATGTGCTTAAAACCCGTGATCCTGGTCAGTCTGGTTGGCTTCTTTTACTTGGAATGAGTCTTCTTCCATTTGTGATCGGACAGGGAATCAGAGCCTTTCAAAAAAGCCCGGAACCAACAAACTGA
- a CDS encoding class I SAM-dependent methyltransferase, with amino-acid sequence MSRFDEEAKTWDTPESQERAEQIASAIRSEVTLSKNMTAFEYGCGTGQLSFELRDHLKSITLADNSSGMLDVLKDKIEKNSATTMKPVQMDLTRDPLPDQRFDLVYTAMTLHHIPDTDEILKKFNQLLNPGGILCIADLDKEDGSFHGHEVDDVHKGFEREELKNRAEKLGFSNITFTTAYQMEREIDDEGTTKMFPIFLMKARKL; translated from the coding sequence ATGTCGCGATTCGATGAAGAAGCTAAAACGTGGGACACGCCCGAAAGCCAGGAACGGGCAGAGCAGATTGCGTCTGCTATTCGCTCTGAGGTAACACTTTCTAAAAACATGACAGCCTTTGAGTACGGCTGCGGAACTGGCCAACTTAGTTTTGAGCTTCGAGATCATTTGAAATCAATCACACTGGCAGATAATTCCAGCGGGATGCTGGACGTACTAAAGGATAAGATTGAAAAGAATTCAGCTACTACTATGAAACCGGTTCAGATGGATCTGACCAGAGATCCGCTGCCGGATCAACGTTTTGATCTTGTTTATACAGCAATGACCCTTCATCACATTCCTGATACAGACGAAATCCTCAAAAAATTCAATCAACTTTTGAACCCCGGCGGAATACTCTGCATTGCAGATCTCGATAAAGAGGATGGTTCATTTCACGGCCATGAGGTAGATGATGTTCATAAAGGATTTGAACGAGAAGAGCTGAAAAACCGGGCAGAAAAGCTTGGTTTTTCAAACATAACATTTACCACGGCTTATCAAATGGAGAGGGAAATTGACGATGAGGGGACCACCAAAATGTTTCCCATTTTCCTGATGAAGGCCCGGAAATTGTAA